One genomic region from Deltaproteobacteria bacterium encodes:
- a CDS encoding GNAT family N-acetyltransferase, whose protein sequence is MRLSAGEGVLIRSYAATDLSALVRLADDRRIWQHLRNRFPHPYTEADGLAWLALAEAMRPETHFALALEPDEELVGGIGLILGADVYVQSAELGYWLGEPYWGRGIATRAVRAICDWAFATFELERIHAGVFDWNPASARVLEKAGFTLEARLRRHVTKGGRVGDELVFARLRSEPA, encoded by the coding sequence ATGCGCCTTTCCGCCGGCGAGGGCGTGCTGATTCGCAGCTATGCGGCGACTGACCTCTCGGCGCTCGTGCGTCTCGCCGACGATCGCCGGATCTGGCAGCACCTTCGCAACCGCTTCCCGCACCCCTACACCGAGGCCGACGGCCTGGCGTGGCTCGCCCTCGCCGAGGCGATGCGTCCCGAGACGCACTTCGCGCTGGCCCTCGAGCCCGACGAGGAGCTTGTCGGGGGGATCGGCCTCATTCTCGGCGCCGACGTCTACGTGCAGAGCGCCGAGCTCGGCTACTGGCTCGGGGAGCCCTACTGGGGGCGCGGGATCGCCACGCGCGCCGTGCGGGCGATCTGCGACTGGGCCTTCGCCACCTTCGAGCTGGAGCGCATCCACGCCGGCGTCTTCGACTGGAACCCCGCCTCCGCGCGGGTGCTCGAGAAGGCCGGCTTCACCCTCGAGGCGCGCCTCCGTCGGCACGTGACGAAGGGCGGCCGTGTCGGGGACGAGCTCGTCTTCGCGCGCCTGCGGTCGGAGCCGGCGTAG